The region GAATCACTGTACGTCCTTTGCGATGTTGTAGTTGTGCTGACTGCCGGGCGAAGTGCGGACCAAGTCTGCCTCGCCGAAAATCAGGCTAGGTAATCGATGCGTCGTAGATGCTTTGAATCGAAGCATCCAGCATGGTGTTGAACTGCTCGTCGGTTTGCTGGGCGGTCAAGCCTTCGGCAAGGGCTCGGGAAAAGCTGGCAATCACGCCATGATTACGGCTCAGCTTTTCGTTTCCTTCTTCGCGCGAGTACCCGCCAGACAAGGCCACCACTTTCAGCACGCGCGGATAGTCGACCAACTCTTGATAAAAGTTGTCCTCTTCCGGCAGTGTCAGCTTCAGCATGACGAAGTCTCCTTCCGGAAGCTGGCTCAAATGACTGGCCAGGTTCTCCTTCAAGATCGCTTCCGCTTCCGCTTTTTGAGGGCTGTTGATGTCGATCTCTGGTTCGACAATCGGAACAAGCCCTGCCGCGAGAATCTGATCTGCGACGGCGAACTGCTGATTAACAACTTCCTTAATACCAATCGTGTCGGCCAACTTAATGACCGAACGCATCTTGGTACCGAAGATGCCCTTCGATTTCGCTTTCTGTAAAAGTTCTGGCAGTTGCGGCATCGGCTTCATCAGTTGGACACCGTTCGCTTCGACCGCCAGGCCTTTGTCGACTTTGAGAATCGGCACAACGTTTTTGACGTTCCACAAATAGTCAGGCGTCGGCTTGCCTTCAATGTCGCGGTCCATCGTGTTCTCGAACAAGATCGCCGCCAAGATTCGATCGCCATCAAAAGCAGGGCTAGTGATGATCCGCGAACGCATCTCGTGCACCAGGGCAAACATCTCTTCGTCGTTGGACCAAGCGTCAGGCTCAATGCCGTAGGCATGCAAAGCCTTCGGGGTGCTGCCGCCACTTTGATCGAGGGCGGCAATGAAGCCAGGGGCACTTTTGATTTTCTGAAACTGGGCAGTGCTGCTGTCGATACGTGACATTACTTTCCCTTTGCGGCTCGGAAACGACGAATCAGATTGTTGGTCGAGCTATCATGCTTCAGCTCAGGCATCTCGGCACTTTCCAGTTCCGGAATGATTTGCTTGGCGAGCTGCTTGCCTAGTTCGACGCCCCATTGATCAAACGAATTGATCTGCCAGATGACCCCTTGGGTGTAAACGCAATGCTCGTAAAGAGCAATCAGCTGACCAAGAACCGAAGGAGAAAGCTCGTCGGCGAAGATCGTATTGGAAGGTCGGTTGCCTTCAAAGACACGATGCGGAACGAGCCACTCTTCCGTTCCTTCCGCTTTGACTTGCTCTTCGGTTTTACCAAACGCGAGGGCTTCCGATTGGGCAAGCACATTAGCGATCAGCATATCGTGATGACGACCGAGCGGATTGAGCGACTTGCCAAAAGCGATGAAGTCGCAAGGAATCAGTTCCGTTCCTTGGTGGATCAACTGATAGAACGAATGCTGCCCGTTGGTGCCTGGTTCGCCGAAGTAAACGGTTCCGGTCGTGTAGTCGACACGGCTGCCGCTCAGGGTGATGGTTTTGCCGTTGCTCTCCATGGTCAGCTGTTGCAGGTACGCCGGAAAACGCTTCAGGTACTGTTCATACGGCAGCACGGCAATCGTTTCGGAACCGAAGAAGTTGCTATACCAGATGGACAAAAGCGCCATCAGCACGGGAACGTTCTTTTCAAACGGAGCGGTGCGGTAATGCTCGTCCATCTTGTGGAAACCGGCCAGCATCTCGCGGAAGTTGTCTGGTCCGATCGCCAGCATCGTCGACAGACCGATCGCGGAATCCATGGAATAACGGCCGCCGACCCAATCCCAGAAGCCGAACATGTTGGCCGTATCGATACCGAACTCCGAAACCTTTTCGGCATTGGTCGAAACAGCCACAAAGTGCTTGGCAACCGCGGCATTGTCGCCGCCAAATGCTTGAAGCAGCCAATCGCGAGCGGTGGTGGCGTTGGTCATCGTTTCAAGCGTGGTGAATGTCTTCGACGCCACGATGAAAAGCGTTTCGGCCGGATCGAGATCTTGCACCGCTTCGGCAAAGTCGGTGCCGTCGACGTTGGAAACAAAACGGAACGTCATCGATCGTTCGCTGAAATGCTTCAGCGCTTCGTACGCCATCACAGGACCAAGATCCGATCCGCCGATGCCGATGTTCACGACGTTGACGATTCGTTTGCCGGTGTGTCCTTTCCAGTCGCCGCTTCGTACGCGAT is a window of Bremerella sp. TYQ1 DNA encoding:
- a CDS encoding fructose bisphosphate aldolase — its product is MSRIDSSTAQFQKIKSAPGFIAALDQSGGSTPKALHAYGIEPDAWSNDEEMFALVHEMRSRIITSPAFDGDRILAAILFENTMDRDIEGKPTPDYLWNVKNVVPILKVDKGLAVEANGVQLMKPMPQLPELLQKAKSKGIFGTKMRSVIKLADTIGIKEVVNQQFAVADQILAAGLVPIVEPEIDINSPQKAEAEAILKENLASHLSQLPEGDFVMLKLTLPEEDNFYQELVDYPRVLKVVALSGGYSREEGNEKLSRNHGVIASFSRALAEGLTAQQTDEQFNTMLDASIQSIYDASIT
- the pgi gene encoding glucose-6-phosphate isomerase, with amino-acid sequence MTATKTPLTQMKAWKSLADHFSTIQSTHLRDLFAEDPSRGEMLTAEGGDLFFDYSKNRVNDQTLKLLLELAEESDLRGRIDAMFSGEKINITEDRAVLHTALRAPKDATITVDGENVVPAVHEVLDRMSQFSDRVRSGDWKGHTGKRIVNVVNIGIGGSDLGPVMAYEALKHFSERSMTFRFVSNVDGTDFAEAVQDLDPAETLFIVASKTFTTLETMTNATTARDWLLQAFGGDNAAVAKHFVAVSTNAEKVSEFGIDTANMFGFWDWVGGRYSMDSAIGLSTMLAIGPDNFREMLAGFHKMDEHYRTAPFEKNVPVLMALLSIWYSNFFGSETIAVLPYEQYLKRFPAYLQQLTMESNGKTITLSGSRVDYTTGTVYFGEPGTNGQHSFYQLIHQGTELIPCDFIAFGKSLNPLGRHHDMLIANVLAQSEALAFGKTEEQVKAEGTEEWLVPHRVFEGNRPSNTIFADELSPSVLGQLIALYEHCVYTQGVIWQINSFDQWGVELGKQLAKQIIPELESAEMPELKHDSSTNNLIRRFRAAKGK